CTCCAAGTCATGGATCGGCGGAGTGAACGGTTGCGCCAGCGCTGGCTTCAGGCGGATGGCCAAGACCTAACCCAACAGGTGTTGCAAACCTACGGGGTCGAGTTGCTCGATGTCCGACTGCGGCGATACTACTATCCAGAAGCGGTGCGCAGCAGCATTGCCGAACGTATTCGCAGCGAGCGGGCACGAAAAGCTGCCGATTACGAAACGCAGGGTCGGCAACAGGCATCAGCCATCATCGCCGAAGCGGAACGTCAAGCCCGTACCATCGAAAGCCAAGCCCAAGCTCGCAAAACCCTCATCGAAACTCAGGCCCAAGCCGAGGCCGCCCGCCTCCGCGCTCAAGCCTATGCGCACGACCCCGATTTCTACCTGTTCCTGGAGAATCTCCGCGCCTTCCAATCCGCTCTCTCCCAAACCCGTGATCTGCTGCTGTTAAGCACCCGGCATCCTTTGCTCCGGCCACTGGCGGGACCTCCACAAACCTCCCGGTCTAATGACATGGGCACTCCCCCTCCATCCCCGATGATACCCCAGGACCGGAAATGAATTCCACGTGTGCTTCTGGAGACCTACACGGCCATGCTCTCGCTCCGCTTTCTCCTCCTGGCAGCCGTGGTGTTGTGGCTGGGCAGTGGGATTACCATCATTCGTCCCGGTGAACGAGCTGTAGTGCAACGCTTCGGCGCTATCGTCGCACACCCCTATCCCGGCCTATGGCTCGGCTTGCCATGGGGAATCGACCGTGTGGAGCGTTTCTCCGTTCAGGTGGTTCGCCAGATTGCAGTCGGCTATGATCCCGCGCGCGATGAACCCTTTCTCGGTCAGTTCCTCACTGCAGACCAAAATCTGGTCCAGCTCCAACTGGCTGTCCATTATGTGATCGGCGAAAGCGATAGAGAACTGGATGCCTACCTGGCTCAGCGCACGCAAGTGGAGGGAGTTTTGGAGCGACTGTGCGAAGCTGCAGTTGCGGAATGGGTTAGCACCCACAATGTGGACGAGGTCTTACTGACAGGAAATGCCGCCTTGCCGATTTGGACCCACCAACGCTTGCAACAGCATTTGCCGGCCTATCAGCTCGGCATCCACATTCAGCAGATACATGTCGTCTGGCTGACACCGCCGGAAGAGGTGCGTCCTGCCTTCGCTGCTGTGACGCAGGCTCAGACCGCCATCGGCATGCAACTTTTGAAAGCTCAGCAACAAGCCGAACAGCGCCAGCGCCAGGCGCGAGCATTAGCCTACCGGCTGGATCAGCAGGCGGAGGCTTTTCGCCAGAGCCTCCTCCAGCAAACCGGTGCCGAGATCGAACAGTTCCAAACACTGCAACAGGCTCTCGGCCGCTCTCCGGACCAACTCGTTCTGTTCTGGTGGCAGGAAATGCAGCGGTGTCTCACGGACCTGAAAATCCGCGGGGGACGCGTTGAACCGATCGACGCTCAAGCCCATCCGCAGGGCTTGGACCTGACACATCTCCTGCGCCTGCGAGACAACCCAAGCCGATGAAAGTCTTGTGCCTTCCTCTGCTTTCAGGTATTCCCTCCACTGTTCCTGGAGTGATGATCCAGATATGACTGTGACGACATCCCTTTGGCGGTCGCCGATGCCGGTGAGCGCTGAGGAACTTTCCGATTGGCATGACCGTCCAGGCGCCTTGCAGCGCTTACTGCCACCCTGGGAACGCGTGCAGATTTTGAATATCCAAGGCCGACTGTCCACAGGACAGCAGCGGGTTGTCTTTCGCTTGGTTCTGGGGGGGATAGTCCCCATCCGCTGGGAAGCGGAAGCTTCTAACTATCAACGCGGTCAAGGATTTGTGGATGTGCAGCTTCGCGGCCCTTTTGCCGAGTGGAGGCACGTCCATCGTTTCATCCCTCAAGACGAAGAACGGGCGCTGCTCCAGGATGAAGTCAGCTTTCGCTTGCCGGGCGGTTTTCTACTCCGTGGTCTCGCCAATCGAACAGTAAGGAAGCGTCTGGATCGTATATTCCGCTATCGTCATCAGGTGACAGCGTCGGACCTTCACCGCCATCGGAAGTATCGCCATCTGCCACGGCAGCGGATTGCCATCACGGGTTCCCGCGGGTTGATTGGTTCTGCGTTAGTTCCTTTTTTGACAGCGGGAGGTCATGAGGTCATCCGGTTATTGAGCCGTCCCGCGACACCAGCTTATGACGACGGTACTCTCTGGCACGTGTGGCCCGCAGAGGAACCAGCGCCAAACGCCCAACTGACCCAAGTTGATGCCGTCATTCATCTGGCGGGCGAGAATATCGCTATTGGGCGGTGGAATGCGCAAAAGAAGCAGCGGATCCGCGAGAGCCGCGTGGGGCCGACGCGCCGTCTGGCGGAAGCCCTCGCCGCTCTCCCATCGGGTCAACGTCCGCATACGTTACTCTGTGCCTCCGCTGTGGGCTTTTATGGCCATAGGGGAGAGGAGGAGTTGTTGGAAGACTCGCCCGCTGGCGAGGGCTTTTTCCCGGAGGTTTGCCAGCAATGGGAGGCGGCCACGGAGCCGGCCCGACAGGCCGGTATCCGTACCGTGCACTTACGCTTCGGCGCTGTGCTCAGTCCACGAGGTGGAGCACTGGCCAAACAACTGCCTGCCTTTCGCTGGGGGTTGGGCGCAGTGCTGGGCAGTGGCCAGCAATGGTTCTCCTGGATCAGTATCGAAGATGCTATCGCTGCCATCTATCACTGCCTGATGGAGCCGTCCATTCAAGGTCCAGTTAACATCGTCGCTCCTGAGCCTGTGCCGCAGCGCACCTTCGCTAAGACGTTGGGCCGAGTGCTGCGCCGACCCGCCTGTGCGTGGTTACCGGCACCCGTTGTACGCTGCCTTTTCGGGGAATTGGCTGACCACGCTCTGCTGGTGAGTACCCGGGCGCGGCCTGGAAAACTCCTCGCTACCGGCTTTACCTTTGACTATCCCGATCTAGAGAGTGCGCTGCGATTCCTGCTGGGACGCTGATTCCACCCCGCAGTATTCCCCTGACTTGTGGCAACAAGTAATTCCTAGGCATAGAGGGATAGCTCAGATGATGGGATGGGGAGAAAAGGACGGAACCGGCGCGGTTCTGTACACCACCTTGAGATAACGATTCTGCGCTATCTGGCTGATTGCATCACCCCATGTGGCCCACTGGAACATTCTGCATCTATGACCCTGTTCCGCCGCTATCTGGTTGTGTATTCCCTGATGCTATGGCAGGGGGGATTTGTGTTTTACAGTGCGATCGTGGTGCCTGTCGGAACAGCCACCTTGGGGTCTGCCGCTGCACAGGGTGCCATTACGGCACGGGTGGTGGAGGCTTTGCATCTCCTGGGTGTTGTTTCTTTGGCACTGCTGCTCTGGGATATGCTCGCAGGCGAGGACCCCATCCTCTCCCGCCGCTTAGCCCGCTGGATCGGCTGGCTGATCGCAGCAATCTCCCACGGCCTGCTACTCTACTTCCATTTTCTGCTACTCAATTTTATGGACCCTCAGCGCCGCTATGTTGTCATCCATCCTCCCTTTTATCCCATACATCAATTATATTTATGGACATCCACAATTCAATGGATAGTCATATCTGTCTGGCTATTTCTGACCATTATGGCTTGGAAATATGTTGAAGACCGAAAAGCATGATCGTGTTGATAGTGATGAGGAGGGCATCGCTATGAAGTTTCCCCAATTGTACTGGCTTGTGGGAGCGGTGTTGTGGGTCTGCACATGTCCGCTACTCGCGTCAGAAAAGCCGAATTTCGTCCTCATCACCTGCGAGGATATATCCCCGCATTTGGGTTGCTACGGTGATCCAGATGCTATCACGCCACATTTGGACCGCCTGGCTTCTCAGGGGGTGCGTTTTACCCAGGCATTCACTCATGCTCCCGTTTGTGCACCGTCTCGATCAGGCATCATTACTGGTATGTATCCTACAACATTAGGAACGCATCATATGCGATCCAAATTGGTAAAAACACCTCCGTTGTTTACGGATTATCTCCGCAAAGCAGGCTACCAAGTCGTTTGGCCTCCCGCCGCCGGCGGTATCGGCAAGACAGATTTCAACTTTGACGTTCCGAAAGGTTGGGTCGACCTGCGGGTGGATTGGACGGCCAAGCCTGAGGTGTTGCGCCCTCCCTTTTTCGCCATCTACAACATCACGGTGACACATGAAAGTCAGGTCCGCGCCTCTCGCTATCAGTATGTCCGTAATACAGCACGGCTAACTCCTCAGCAGCGTCACGATCCGAACAAAGTGCGAATACCGCCATACTATCCGGATACTTGGGCGGTACGGGATTGCATGGCAGTTTATCATGATAATATCACTGCAATGGATTATATTGTCGGCGATATACTTAAACTGCTGGATGAGAAATGTCTCAGTCAGAATACCATAGTGATATTCTACAGTGATCACGGAGCGGGTCTGCCGCGTGCGAAGCGCTGGCCATACGACAGCGGCCTGCGGGTTCCCCTGATTGTTCGCTGGCCAGGAGTCATTCCTGCCGGCAGTGTGCGTGACGATCTGGTTGCTTTACTCGACCTGGCGCCTACACTATTGGCCCTAGCGGGAGTCGATATCCCCACCCACATGCAAGGCCGGGTGTTCCTCGGTCCCAAGACACAATCGCCGCCAGAGTTCCTCTTTGCAGCCCGCGATCGCATGGATGAGGCCTATGATCGCATCCGTTCTGTTCGCGACAAGAGGTACCGCTACATCCGTAATTTTCATCCCGATTTGCCTTACATGCAATATATCAATTATATGGATGAAATGCCTATAATGCGCGATTGGCGCCGTCTGGCCTTTGAAGGACGTCTCAATGCAACTCAAAAACTCTTTATGGCTCGTACTAAACCCCAGGAGGAATTATACGATATCAGCAATGATCCCTACGAAATTAAGAACCTGGCCCAATCTCCAGAACATCAGGAGGTTGTGCGGCGGATGCGGGAAGCACTGGAACGCTGGATTCGGGAGACAAAAGACCTGGGGGAGATTCCGGAGGCGGAGTTGATCCGCCGCGGAATCGTGCACGATGTGCTCAGCCAAGAGTACGAAGCCCGACGGAAATTGCATCCTCGGACCCCGCCGGTTCCTCCCGAGGATTAGGAACCAAGGTAGCGGAGTTCAACCCTCCCGCCAACGGCGCAGCAGGTTGTGGGTGATTCGTTGGACGCGGGGATCCGGTCCGTGAGGCCGGCCATTGTGCACGTAAGGCAACCAATGTCCCGGAGGACTGC
This portion of the Thermogemmata fonticola genome encodes:
- the hflC gene encoding protease modulator HflC; this encodes MGRWLTGGLITLAGLVWGSSCFYIVEPTEYVLVTRFGQLRVVRDGGQEAGLHLKAPWPVDAVQRLDRRLQVFDLPAVESLTRDPLSGAVDTTLTVEAFVAWRIPDAAAADRFFRTLRTPEQARNVLAPLLNGRLAAAISAVPMQEWIGVVDTQTAAAALIGWPATIPGTERLAQQDLQVMDRRSERLRQRWLQADGQDLTQQVLQTYGVELLDVRLRRYYYPEAVRSSIAERIRSERARKAADYETQGRQQASAIIAEAERQARTIESQAQARKTLIETQAQAEAARLRAQAYAHDPDFYLFLENLRAFQSALSQTRDLLLLSTRHPLLRPLAGPPQTSRSNDMGTPPPSPMIPQDRK
- a CDS encoding SPFH domain-containing protein, which encodes MLLETYTAMLSLRFLLLAAVVLWLGSGITIIRPGERAVVQRFGAIVAHPYPGLWLGLPWGIDRVERFSVQVVRQIAVGYDPARDEPFLGQFLTADQNLVQLQLAVHYVIGESDRELDAYLAQRTQVEGVLERLCEAAVAEWVSTHNVDEVLLTGNAALPIWTHQRLQQHLPAYQLGIHIQQIHVVWLTPPEEVRPAFAAVTQAQTAIGMQLLKAQQQAEQRQRQARALAYRLDQQAEAFRQSLLQQTGAEIEQFQTLQQALGRSPDQLVLFWWQEMQRCLTDLKIRGGRVEPIDAQAHPQGLDLTHLLRLRDNPSR
- a CDS encoding TIGR01777 family oxidoreductase, translating into MTVTTSLWRSPMPVSAEELSDWHDRPGALQRLLPPWERVQILNIQGRLSTGQQRVVFRLVLGGIVPIRWEAEASNYQRGQGFVDVQLRGPFAEWRHVHRFIPQDEERALLQDEVSFRLPGGFLLRGLANRTVRKRLDRIFRYRHQVTASDLHRHRKYRHLPRQRIAITGSRGLIGSALVPFLTAGGHEVIRLLSRPATPAYDDGTLWHVWPAEEPAPNAQLTQVDAVIHLAGENIAIGRWNAQKKQRIRESRVGPTRRLAEALAALPSGQRPHTLLCASAVGFYGHRGEEELLEDSPAGEGFFPEVCQQWEAATEPARQAGIRTVHLRFGAVLSPRGGALAKQLPAFRWGLGAVLGSGQQWFSWISIEDAIAAIYHCLMEPSIQGPVNIVAPEPVPQRTFAKTLGRVLRRPACAWLPAPVVRCLFGELADHALLVSTRARPGKLLATGFTFDYPDLESALRFLLGR
- a CDS encoding sulfatase family protein is translated as MKFPQLYWLVGAVLWVCTCPLLASEKPNFVLITCEDISPHLGCYGDPDAITPHLDRLASQGVRFTQAFTHAPVCAPSRSGIITGMYPTTLGTHHMRSKLVKTPPLFTDYLRKAGYQVVWPPAAGGIGKTDFNFDVPKGWVDLRVDWTAKPEVLRPPFFAIYNITVTHESQVRASRYQYVRNTARLTPQQRHDPNKVRIPPYYPDTWAVRDCMAVYHDNITAMDYIVGDILKLLDEKCLSQNTIVIFYSDHGAGLPRAKRWPYDSGLRVPLIVRWPGVIPAGSVRDDLVALLDLAPTLLALAGVDIPTHMQGRVFLGPKTQSPPEFLFAARDRMDEAYDRIRSVRDKRYRYIRNFHPDLPYMQYINYMDEMPIMRDWRRLAFEGRLNATQKLFMARTKPQEELYDISNDPYEIKNLAQSPEHQEVVRRMREALERWIRETKDLGEIPEAELIRRGIVHDVLSQEYEARRKLHPRTPPVPPED